A genome region from Defluviimonas aquaemixtae includes the following:
- a CDS encoding glutathione S-transferase family protein: MYVLHYAPDNSSLIVRLALEELDQPYETRLVDRRTRQQDSAEYCRLHPNGLIPALETPDGAIFETGAILLWLSERHGALAPQPGSSERVAFLKWLFFTSNTFHADIRMHFYADRFAGAPEAIPAFDAATRGRIARHLTILDEMAQTRPTWFSPDSSSAMTLYVSCLLRWLALYPKGGTDWFDLAAYPALRAVAAAMERRPSARKATLAEGLGATIFTKPSHACPPEGSAT; this comes from the coding sequence ATGTACGTCCTGCACTACGCCCCAGACAATTCCTCGCTGATCGTGCGGCTCGCGCTCGAGGAACTCGACCAGCCCTACGAGACCCGGCTCGTCGATCGCCGCACCCGGCAGCAGGACAGCGCCGAGTACTGCCGCCTTCATCCGAATGGACTCATTCCCGCGCTCGAGACGCCGGACGGCGCGATCTTCGAAACCGGAGCGATCCTCCTCTGGCTGTCCGAACGTCACGGCGCGCTCGCCCCCCAGCCCGGCTCATCCGAACGGGTGGCGTTCCTCAAGTGGCTGTTCTTCACCTCGAACACGTTTCACGCCGACATCCGCATGCATTTCTACGCCGACCGTTTCGCCGGCGCACCCGAGGCAATCCCTGCCTTCGACGCCGCGACGCGCGGTCGCATCGCGCGGCACCTGACCATTCTCGACGAGATGGCGCAGACCCGCCCGACATGGTTCAGTCCGGACTCGTCGTCCGCCATGACGCTCTATGTCTCCTGCCTCCTGCGCTGGCTCGCGCTTTATCCCAAGGGCGGAACCGACTGGTTCGACCTCGCCGCCTACCCCGCGCTGCGCGCAGTGGCCGCCGCGATGGAGCGCCGGCCTTCGGCCCGCAAGGCCACCCTTGCGGAGGGCCTCGGCGCAACGATATTTACGAAACCCTCCCATGCCTGCCCGCCCGAGGGCAGCGCGACCTGA
- the rpiA gene encoding ribose-5-phosphate isomerase RpiA, with protein sequence MSADLSPSDNAKLAAAKRAVEFIEAGMRVGLGTGSTAFWMVKCLGERVREEGLNIVGVPTSSRTAAQAREEGIEIVTLDEARWLDLTIDGADEFDPEMNLIKGGGGAHLQEKIVATASDRMIVIADPSKAVDHLGTFPLPVEVIPFGREATRALIERSLREQDVWARDVTLRMSGDAPFVTDEGNHIFDLSLRRIGDPRELSLMLNQVPGVVENGLFIDICDCVIIGHGDGRAETRERGPRVLHAEADNVFADLGD encoded by the coding sequence ATGTCCGCCGATCTATCGCCTTCCGACAATGCCAAACTCGCCGCCGCGAAACGCGCGGTGGAGTTCATCGAGGCGGGCATGCGTGTTGGACTCGGGACCGGGTCGACGGCGTTCTGGATGGTCAAATGCCTCGGCGAGCGCGTGCGCGAGGAAGGGCTGAACATCGTAGGCGTGCCGACATCGTCGCGGACCGCCGCCCAGGCGCGCGAGGAGGGGATCGAGATCGTGACGCTGGACGAGGCGCGCTGGCTCGACCTGACAATTGACGGGGCGGACGAGTTCGATCCCGAGATGAACCTAATCAAGGGTGGAGGCGGCGCCCATCTTCAGGAAAAGATTGTGGCCACGGCGTCGGACCGGATGATCGTGATCGCGGATCCGTCGAAAGCGGTCGACCATCTCGGCACCTTCCCGCTGCCGGTCGAAGTCATTCCTTTCGGGCGCGAGGCGACAAGGGCGCTGATCGAGCGGTCATTGCGAGAGCAGGACGTCTGGGCACGCGACGTCACGCTCAGGATGAGTGGCGACGCGCCCTTTGTGACGGACGAGGGCAACCACATATTCGACCTGAGCCTGCGGCGGATCGGCGATCCGCGAGAGCTGTCGCTGATGCTGAACCAGGTGCCGGGCGTGGTCGAAAACGGTCTTTTCATCGATATCTGCGACTGCGTCATCATCGGCCATGGCGACGGCCGGGCCGAGACGCGCGAGCGTGGGCCGCGCGTCTTACACGCCGAGGCCGACAACGTGTTCGCCGATCTCGGCGATTGA
- the gorA gene encoding glutathione-disulfide reductase: MAFDYDLFVIGGGSGGVRAARVASGEYGAKVALAEEYRMGGTCVIRGCVPKKLMVFASAYAPAIEDARAYGWRVEAGTFDWPAFRAKLDAELDRLEGVYRAGLADAGVTVHDCRATVEDAHTVRLASGETVTAKHLLIATGGRPSLPEMAEKAGALTSNDLFKLETLPKSMLIVGGGFIACEFACILNGMGVEVTQFYRGEQILRGFDGEARGHIAEHMRDNGINLHVGTDVIEMKAVDGGTWVKSTDGREAVYEKVVYATGRVPNTDGLGLEGTGVKLGRKGEVEVDEWSKTAVPSIYAVGDVTSRINLTPVAIREGHAFADTIFGARPTKPDHDLVPSAVFTQPEFGTVGMTEEAARDERPIEVYATSFRPMQTAFVGRPDRVMMKLIVCAKTRKVLGCHIVAPNAGEMIQLAGIAIKMGATKEDFDRTVAVHPVMAEELVTLRKPVRTG, translated from the coding sequence ATGGCCTTCGACTACGATCTTTTCGTCATCGGCGGCGGGTCGGGCGGCGTGCGCGCCGCGCGGGTTGCGTCGGGCGAATACGGTGCGAAGGTCGCGCTGGCCGAGGAATACCGGATGGGTGGAACCTGCGTGATCCGGGGCTGCGTGCCGAAGAAGCTGATGGTCTTCGCCTCCGCTTACGCGCCCGCAATCGAGGATGCGCGCGCCTATGGCTGGCGGGTCGAGGCTGGAACGTTCGACTGGCCGGCGTTCCGCGCGAAGCTCGACGCCGAGCTTGACCGGCTGGAGGGCGTCTACCGCGCGGGCCTCGCGGATGCGGGCGTCACGGTCCACGATTGCCGGGCCACGGTCGAGGACGCGCATACCGTTCGGCTCGCGTCCGGCGAGACGGTTACGGCGAAGCATCTCCTGATCGCCACGGGCGGGCGGCCGTCCCTGCCGGAGATGGCGGAGAAGGCGGGCGCGCTGACGTCGAACGATCTCTTCAAGCTTGAGACGCTGCCGAAGTCGATGCTGATCGTCGGCGGCGGCTTCATCGCCTGCGAATTCGCCTGCATCCTGAACGGGATGGGCGTGGAGGTCACGCAGTTCTACCGGGGAGAGCAGATCCTGCGCGGCTTCGACGGCGAGGCCCGCGGTCATATCGCCGAGCACATGCGCGACAATGGGATCAACCTGCATGTCGGAACGGACGTGATCGAGATGAAGGCCGTCGACGGCGGCACTTGGGTGAAGTCCACCGACGGGCGCGAGGCGGTCTACGAGAAAGTCGTCTACGCGACCGGGCGGGTGCCGAACACAGACGGGCTCGGCCTCGAAGGAACCGGCGTGAAGCTTGGCCGCAAGGGCGAGGTCGAGGTCGACGAATGGTCGAAGACCGCCGTGCCATCGATCTACGCCGTGGGCGACGTGACCAGCCGGATCAACCTGACGCCGGTCGCGATCCGCGAGGGGCACGCCTTCGCCGACACGATCTTCGGCGCCAGACCCACGAAGCCCGACCACGACCTCGTGCCGAGCGCGGTCTTCACGCAGCCGGAATTCGGCACGGTAGGCATGACCGAGGAAGCGGCGCGCGACGAGCGTCCGATCGAGGTCTACGCGACTTCGTTCCGGCCGATGCAGACTGCCTTTGTCGGGCGGCCCGACCGGGTAATGATGAAGCTGATCGTCTGCGCCAAGACGCGCAAGGTTCTGGGCTGCCATATCGTCGCGCCGAATGCCGGCGAAATGATCCAGCTCGCCGGCATCGCCATCAAGATGGGCGCGACGAAAGAGGACTTCGATCGCACCGTGGCGGTTCACCCGGTGATGGCCGAGGAACTCGTGACGCTGCGCAAGCCGGTGAGGACGGGTTGA
- the hflK gene encoding FtsH protease activity modulator HflK yields the protein MAGSGGPWGGGGSGGGDDDDRPGGRGGRRPGEGPQIPEIEDIVRKGTEQLKVLMGGRGGGRGTGSGGGRPTGPIFSRGTLGIAALAAIGLWAFASFYTVKPEEQSVELFLGKFSSIGQSGLNFAPWPVVTANVIPVTPERTEDIGVGRGGTGDTGLMLTGDENIVDIDFQVVWNISDPTNYLFNLRDPELTINAVAEASMREIIAQSQLAPILNRDRGIIAERLKELIQSTLDSYESGLNIVRVNFDRADPPREVIDAFKNVQSAEQQRDRLQKEADAYANTVLAGARGQAAQLLEEAEGYRAQVVNQAEGEASRFSAVLEEYRKAPKVTRKRLYLETLEEVLGRVDKVIIDESQGGQGVVPYLPLNELGRKPAQTTGESN from the coding sequence ATGGCTGGAAGCGGAGGCCCTTGGGGCGGCGGTGGATCCGGCGGCGGAGACGACGACGACCGGCCGGGTGGCCGTGGCGGCCGGCGGCCGGGCGAAGGCCCGCAAATCCCCGAGATCGAGGACATCGTCAGGAAAGGCACCGAGCAACTCAAGGTGCTGATGGGCGGCCGCGGCGGCGGTCGCGGCACCGGAAGCGGCGGCGGCCGACCAACCGGGCCGATCTTTTCCCGTGGAACGCTCGGGATCGCTGCGCTGGCGGCCATCGGCCTTTGGGCCTTCGCGTCGTTCTACACGGTCAAGCCCGAGGAACAGTCGGTGGAGCTTTTCCTCGGCAAGTTCTCCTCGATCGGTCAGTCAGGTCTGAATTTCGCGCCCTGGCCCGTCGTGACGGCCAATGTAATCCCGGTAACGCCGGAACGGACCGAGGATATCGGCGTCGGTCGCGGCGGTACGGGTGACACGGGGCTGATGCTGACGGGCGACGAGAACATCGTCGACATCGACTTTCAGGTCGTCTGGAACATCTCCGACCCTACGAACTATCTCTTCAACCTTCGCGACCCTGAGTTGACGATCAACGCCGTGGCCGAGGCTTCGATGCGTGAGATCATCGCGCAGTCGCAGTTGGCACCCATCCTCAACCGCGACCGCGGCATCATCGCCGAGCGGCTGAAGGAGCTGATCCAGAGCACGCTCGACAGCTACGAGTCCGGGCTGAACATCGTGCGCGTGAACTTTGACCGCGCCGACCCGCCGCGCGAAGTGATCGACGCGTTCAAAAACGTGCAGTCGGCCGAACAGCAGCGCGACCGCTTGCAGAAGGAGGCGGACGCCTATGCCAACACGGTCCTTGCGGGCGCCCGAGGACAGGCGGCGCAGCTTCTCGAAGAAGCCGAAGGTTACCGGGCCCAGGTGGTGAACCAGGCCGAGGGTGAGGCCAGCCGCTTTTCGGCGGTGCTCGAGGAATATCGAAAGGCGCCTAAGGTGACGCGCAAGCGCCTGTATCTCGAAACGCTCGAAGAGGTGCTTGGCCGCGTCGACAAGGTGATCATAGACGAATCGCAGGGCGGGCAGGGCGTCGTGCCCTACTTGCCGTTGAACGAATTGGGCCGGAAGCCCGCACAGACGACGGGGGAGTCGAACTGA
- the hflC gene encoding protease modulator HflC, which produces MNRATLLLPILVLAIAGALSAIFIVDEREKALVLQFGQIKAVREDPGLYFKLPIIQEVVRYDDRILGLDVDPLEITPLDDRRLVVDAFARYRIVDVRQFRQAVGASGISLAENRIDTIMRAQTREVLGSVTSSEILSADRAGLAARIRDASRNEANSLGVEVIDVRLKRTDLPEQNLDATFARMRAEREREAADEVARGNEAAQRVRAQADRTKVELVSDAQRQAEIIRGEADARRNSIFAQAYGADPEFFDFYRSLAAYRQSLLAGNSTMIMAPDSEFFDYLKSTDVE; this is translated from the coding sequence ATGAACCGCGCAACGCTTCTTCTGCCCATTCTCGTGCTCGCGATCGCGGGCGCCCTGTCGGCGATCTTCATCGTCGATGAGCGGGAAAAGGCGCTTGTTCTCCAATTCGGCCAGATCAAGGCCGTGCGGGAGGATCCCGGCCTGTACTTCAAGCTGCCGATCATTCAAGAGGTGGTCCGCTACGACGATCGCATCCTTGGGCTCGACGTCGACCCCTTGGAGATCACGCCGTTGGACGATCGCCGGCTGGTGGTTGACGCCTTCGCACGCTACCGGATCGTTGATGTGCGGCAGTTCCGGCAGGCGGTAGGCGCCTCGGGCATCTCGTTGGCCGAAAATCGGATCGATACGATCATGCGCGCACAAACGCGTGAGGTCCTCGGTTCGGTCACGTCGTCGGAAATCCTCTCGGCCGACCGGGCGGGACTGGCGGCGCGGATCCGCGACGCGTCGCGCAACGAGGCGAATTCGCTCGGCGTTGAGGTCATCGACGTCCGGTTGAAGCGCACCGACCTGCCCGAGCAGAACCTCGACGCGACCTTCGCGCGGATGCGGGCCGAGCGGGAACGCGAGGCCGCAGACGAGGTCGCGCGTGGTAACGAGGCGGCGCAGCGCGTGCGCGCGCAAGCCGACCGGACCAAGGTGGAACTCGTCTCCGACGCGCAACGTCAGGCGGAGATCATCCGCGGTGAAGCCGATGCACGCCGCAATTCGATCTTCGCGCAAGCCTACGGCGCGGACCCGGAGTTCTTCGACTTCTACCGCTCGCTCGCAGCCTACAGGCAGTCGCTTCTGGCTGGAAACTCGACGATGATCATGGCGCCGGACAGTGAGTTCTTCGACTATCTCAAGTCGACCGACGTGGAATGA
- a CDS encoding DUF2065 domain-containing protein, with amino-acid sequence MTLGPITLIVLAIGLVLTVEGLVLALAPSRIDELLDLIRKMSVEMRRNLGIGGVALGLALIWLAAVLQG; translated from the coding sequence ATGACACTCGGGCCGATCACGCTCATCGTTCTCGCGATCGGGCTTGTCCTGACGGTGGAGGGGTTGGTGCTTGCGCTGGCCCCTTCGCGCATTGATGAGCTTCTCGACCTCATCCGCAAGATGTCAGTCGAGATGCGGCGCAATCTCGGGATCGGCGGTGTTGCGCTCGGCCTCGCGCTCATTTGGCTTGCGGCCGTGTTGCAGGGTTGA
- a CDS encoding Do family serine endopeptidase produces the protein MALAFAQAVPANARVAPDSFADLADRISPSVVNITTTTTIAAPTEGGPIVPEGSPFEDFFREFGNPNAPRGPRRSNALGSGFVISEDGYIVTNNHVIDGADEVTIEFFSGKTLVADVVGTDPKTDIALLKVESPEPLPYVSFGDSDLARVGDWVMAMGNPLGQGFSVSAGIVSARNRELSGTYDDFIQTDAAINRGNSGGPLFNMDGEVIGVNTAILSPNGGSIGIGFSMASNVVSKVVDQLREFGETRRGWLGVRIQDVTPDVAEAMGLEAAKGALVTDVPEGPAQDGGVLAGDVITTFDGVEIDDTRDLVRRVADADVGAAVRIVVLRDGESKTLLITLGRREVAEGEAIPATVQSDEPVEKDMLGMTLGVLSEEQREQMNLDAGTDGLVITDIDQTSEAYGKGLRAGDVITEAGQQKVASIADFEARIDEAKEAGRKSLLLLIRRDGDPRFVALSVE, from the coding sequence ATGGCCTTGGCCTTTGCGCAGGCGGTTCCAGCGAATGCGCGCGTGGCGCCTGACAGCTTCGCCGATCTGGCCGACCGGATCAGTCCGTCGGTCGTGAACATCACGACGACGACCACGATTGCCGCGCCGACCGAAGGTGGACCGATCGTGCCCGAAGGCTCACCGTTCGAGGATTTCTTCCGCGAGTTCGGCAATCCCAACGCCCCTCGCGGGCCGCGCCGGTCGAACGCACTCGGTTCGGGTTTCGTGATCTCCGAGGATGGCTACATCGTGACCAACAATCACGTCATCGACGGCGCCGACGAGGTCACGATCGAGTTCTTCTCGGGCAAGACCCTCGTTGCCGACGTTGTCGGCACCGACCCCAAGACCGACATTGCGCTTCTCAAGGTCGAAAGCCCCGAGCCGCTGCCCTACGTAAGCTTTGGAGACTCGGATCTGGCCCGCGTCGGCGATTGGGTGATGGCGATGGGCAACCCGCTCGGCCAGGGGTTCTCAGTCTCCGCCGGTATCGTCTCGGCCCGCAACCGCGAGCTTTCGGGGACCTACGACGACTTCATCCAGACCGACGCCGCGATCAACCGTGGCAATTCGGGCGGGCCACTCTTCAACATGGACGGCGAGGTAATCGGCGTGAACACCGCGATATTATCGCCCAATGGCGGCTCGATCGGGATCGGCTTCTCGATGGCGTCGAACGTCGTCTCGAAGGTCGTGGACCAGCTTCGCGAATTCGGCGAGACACGGCGTGGCTGGCTCGGCGTGCGAATCCAGGACGTGACCCCCGACGTGGCCGAGGCAATGGGGCTCGAAGCCGCCAAGGGCGCGCTCGTCACCGACGTGCCGGAAGGGCCGGCACAGGATGGCGGCGTTCTGGCCGGCGACGTTATCACCACCTTCGACGGCGTTGAAATCGACGACACCCGCGACCTCGTTCGCCGTGTCGCGGATGCCGATGTCGGCGCAGCGGTCCGCATCGTCGTCCTGCGCGACGGAGAGAGCAAGACGCTCCTCATCACGCTGGGCCGCCGCGAAGTCGCCGAAGGCGAGGCCATTCCTGCGACGGTCCAATCCGATGAGCCGGTCGAAAAGGACATGCTCGGCATGACGCTCGGCGTGCTATCCGAGGAACAGCGCGAGCAAATGAACCTCGACGCAGGCACCGACGGTCTGGTGATCACCGATATCGACCAGACGAGCGAGGCCTACGGTAAGGGACTGCGCGCCGGTGACGTGATCACTGAGGCCGGACAGCAGAAGGTCGCCAGCATCGCCGATTTCGAGGCGCGCATCGACGAGGCCAAGGAAGCAGGCCGCAAGTCGCTCCTCCTCCTAATCCGCCGGGACGGCGATCCGCGCTTCGTCGCCCTGTCGGTCGAATAG
- a CDS encoding DUF6647 family protein: MHRPKGLTRHWLAAQFAVALIVALHAALPALARVEIAADDTSRRPGNAAHSGHNPDLPDPELVDSLIIWIGKNTDYNIAAARADPPRLSFSNVGEVIVYEGRSVMVADDLRGAYDLPGRHIYLVLPWYSGDPLDVARLLHEIAHDVQYSNRPWPCPARAEWEAYKLQEAWLAERGIPADFNWIWIHLRSRCRARPHP, encoded by the coding sequence ATGCATCGCCCGAAAGGACTGACGCGGCATTGGCTCGCAGCCCAGTTCGCGGTGGCACTGATTGTGGCGCTCCACGCGGCGCTGCCAGCGCTTGCCCGGGTTGAGATCGCCGCAGATGACACGAGCCGGCGGCCCGGAAACGCCGCGCATTCGGGCCACAATCCGGATTTGCCCGATCCGGAACTCGTCGATTCGCTCATCATCTGGATCGGCAAGAACACCGATTACAATATTGCCGCCGCGCGCGCCGATCCCCCGCGCCTCTCGTTCAGCAACGTGGGGGAGGTCATAGTTTACGAAGGCCGTTCGGTCATGGTTGCAGACGACCTGCGCGGAGCCTATGACCTGCCCGGTCGGCACATCTATCTGGTCCTGCCGTGGTACAGCGGCGATCCTCTCGACGTCGCGCGGCTCCTGCACGAGATTGCGCACGACGTGCAGTACTCGAACCGTCCGTGGCCGTGCCCCGCGAGGGCGGAGTGGGAGGCCTACAAGCTTCAGGAAGCGTGGCTCGCCGAACGTGGGATACCGGCGGATTTCAACTGGATCTGGATCCACCTTCGGTCGCGCTGCCGCGCACGGCCCCATCCGTGA
- a CDS encoding DMT family transporter, whose protein sequence is MPTRPLQGAALAIFGTLVLTPDTLFMRWSEMEGFAMLAWRGLLMGPLLIGLWLVRAGGGAWRGTARALCAPAGLGVITCHALNATLFSLGVWVAPVSVVLFGVATVPVFAAIFSRALMGEVASAATWAATAAVLSGIALAVSGGAEPGSMQGAFLGALAGLGVAAALALSFVLIRKTVTLPILPAIGTGSCLAGLAGLALASPGALLSGNPAAIAVTGALILPVSFLAISHATRKAPATTVSLILLLETVFGPAWVWVGAGEAMSLREIAGGAVVVGSLAVYIRFAAREARAPNAAKPD, encoded by the coding sequence ATGCCAACCCGCCCGCTTCAAGGCGCCGCCCTCGCGATCTTCGGCACGCTCGTGCTGACACCCGATACGCTGTTCATGCGCTGGTCGGAGATGGAGGGATTCGCGATGCTCGCCTGGCGCGGGCTTCTGATGGGGCCGCTCCTGATCGGCCTGTGGCTCGTTCGCGCGGGCGGCGGTGCGTGGCGGGGAACAGCCCGGGCGCTCTGCGCTCCGGCTGGGCTGGGCGTGATCACCTGCCACGCGCTCAATGCGACGCTGTTCAGCCTCGGGGTCTGGGTGGCGCCGGTCTCCGTCGTGCTGTTCGGTGTCGCCACGGTTCCGGTTTTCGCGGCAATCTTCTCGCGCGCGCTGATGGGCGAGGTAGCCAGTGCAGCGACATGGGCTGCGACTGCGGCGGTGCTCTCCGGCATCGCTCTCGCGGTGTCCGGTGGCGCAGAGCCGGGCAGCATGCAGGGCGCTTTTCTCGGGGCACTCGCCGGGCTTGGCGTCGCCGCGGCGCTTGCGCTGAGCTTCGTCCTGATCCGAAAGACCGTCACGCTACCAATTCTGCCGGCGATCGGGACGGGCTCCTGCCTCGCAGGGCTCGCCGGGCTGGCGCTCGCCTCGCCTGGCGCGCTTCTGTCCGGCAATCCGGCCGCGATCGCGGTGACGGGTGCGCTGATACTGCCAGTCTCCTTTCTCGCGATAAGCCACGCAACGCGCAAGGCCCCGGCGACGACGGTCAGTTTGATCCTTCTGCTCGAGACGGTGTTCGGCCCCGCCTGGGTCTGGGTCGGTGCGGGCGAGGCGATGAGCCTGCGCGAGATCGCGGGCGGTGCGGTCGTAGTTGGCAGCCTCGCGGTCTATATCCGTTTCGCCGCGCGCGAGGCCCGCGCACCGAATGCCGCCAAACCCGATTGA
- a CDS encoding 2Fe-2S iron-sulfur cluster-binding protein: MAKITYVEFGGTEHVVDVANGLTVMEGARDNGIPGIEADCGGACACSTCHVYVDPAWVDKLPRRDSMEEDMLDFAYEPDPARSRLTCQLKVSDALDGLKVFMPEKQI; the protein is encoded by the coding sequence ATGGCGAAGATCACCTACGTGGAGTTTGGCGGCACCGAACATGTCGTCGACGTCGCGAACGGGCTGACGGTGATGGAAGGTGCGCGCGATAACGGAATTCCGGGCATTGAGGCCGATTGCGGCGGCGCCTGCGCGTGTTCGACTTGCCACGTCTACGTCGACCCCGCCTGGGTGGACAAACTTCCGCGGAGGGATTCGATGGAAGAGGACATGCTCGACTTCGCCTATGAACCCGACCCGGCCCGCTCGCGGCTCACCTGCCAGCTGAAGGTCAGCGACGCGCTCGATGGGCTGAAGGTCTTCATGCCTGAAAAACAGATCTAA
- a CDS encoding FG-GAP repeat domain-containing protein produces MLGPVALALALLAGRQLAAAGIVAADYAGPTMRYPHGALGDTIEHDTLSVRLDDGRRLAARFPDTIVFEDTAPRLADLDGDGLAEVIVVESHEARGARLAVWGLKDGKLARLAATPFIGRRFRWLAPAGAADLDGDRRIEIAYVETPHLGKKLKIVRLEGDRLVPVAEAEGLTNHRIGEPFIEGGIAHCDGRPTILLANAGWTRIIGALLDGGEVATMDRARYRGPDSFNHVPGCD; encoded by the coding sequence ATGCTCGGACCGGTCGCTCTCGCGCTGGCGCTTCTGGCGGGCAGGCAGCTTGCGGCAGCCGGGATCGTCGCAGCCGACTATGCCGGTCCGACCATGCGCTACCCGCATGGCGCGCTGGGAGACACGATCGAGCACGACACGCTGAGCGTCCGGCTGGATGACGGGCGTCGACTCGCCGCCCGTTTCCCTGACACGATCGTCTTCGAGGACACCGCGCCTCGGCTCGCCGATCTCGATGGCGATGGTCTCGCGGAGGTGATCGTGGTGGAAAGCCACGAAGCGCGGGGTGCGCGCCTCGCGGTCTGGGGCCTCAAAGATGGAAAGCTCGCGCGACTGGCCGCGACGCCCTTCATTGGCCGCCGCTTCCGCTGGCTCGCCCCGGCCGGCGCGGCCGACCTTGACGGCGACAGGCGCATCGAGATCGCCTATGTCGAAACACCGCATCTCGGCAAGAAGTTGAAGATCGTCCGGTTGGAAGGGGACCGCCTCGTCCCCGTCGCCGAGGCGGAGGGGCTGACCAACCACCGGATTGGCGAGCCGTTCATCGAGGGCGGTATCGCGCACTGCGATGGCCGCCCGACGATCCTCCTGGCGAATGCCGGCTGGACCCGGATCATCGGCGCGCTGCTCGACGGCGGCGAGGTTGCCACCATGGATCGCGCCCGTTATCGCGGCCCGGACAGCTTCAACCACGTCCCGGGTTGCGACTGA
- the purD gene encoding phosphoribosylamine--glycine ligase, whose product MNILILGGGGREHALAWAVKHNPKCDRLIVAPGNAGIAMIAECADIDILDGAVVAAFAEENAVDFAIVGPEAPLAAGVGDTLRAAGILTFGPSAEAARLEASKAYTKEICDACGAPTAAYARFTDARAASDYVRARGAPIVVKADGLAAGKGVIVAAAVDEALDAIADMFGGGFGEAGAEVVIEEFMAGEEASFFVLCDGENVLPIGTAQDHKRVGEGDTGPNTGGMGAYSPAPVLTETIARQALEEIVKPTVAELARRGTPYQGVLYAGLMIADGRARLVEYNVRFGDPECQVLMMRLGAQAFDLIHACAEGRLGEVQVNWADDHAITVVMAADGYPGAYGKGSQIRGLEELPEDSGHMVFHAGTAEREGGIIASGGRVLNVTARGASLAEARDRAYTMVDRIDWPGGFCRRDIGWRAL is encoded by the coding sequence ATGAACATTCTCATTCTCGGCGGCGGCGGACGCGAGCACGCGCTGGCCTGGGCGGTCAAGCATAATCCGAAATGCGACCGGCTGATCGTGGCGCCGGGCAATGCCGGGATCGCGATGATCGCCGAATGCGCCGATATCGATATTCTCGACGGTGCGGTCGTGGCGGCCTTCGCCGAGGAGAACGCGGTCGATTTCGCGATCGTCGGCCCCGAGGCGCCGCTTGCCGCCGGAGTTGGGGACACTTTGCGCGCGGCTGGCATCCTGACCTTCGGCCCCTCCGCGGAGGCGGCGCGGCTTGAAGCGTCGAAGGCCTACACCAAGGAGATCTGCGATGCGTGCGGCGCGCCGACCGCCGCGTATGCCCGCTTCACCGATGCACGGGCGGCGTCGGACTACGTCCGCGCACGAGGCGCGCCGATCGTCGTGAAGGCTGACGGACTCGCCGCCGGCAAGGGCGTGATCGTCGCGGCGGCGGTCGATGAGGCGCTGGACGCAATAGCCGACATGTTCGGAGGCGGGTTCGGGGAGGCCGGGGCCGAGGTCGTGATCGAGGAGTTCATGGCGGGCGAGGAGGCTTCGTTCTTCGTCCTCTGCGACGGCGAGAACGTGCTGCCCATTGGCACCGCGCAGGACCACAAGCGCGTGGGCGAGGGCGATACCGGGCCGAATACCGGCGGCATGGGCGCTTACTCCCCGGCCCCGGTCCTGACCGAAACGATCGCGCGGCAGGCGCTTGAGGAGATCGTGAAACCGACGGTGGCCGAGTTGGCCCGGCGCGGCACGCCCTATCAGGGTGTGCTCTATGCAGGTCTGATGATCGCGGACGGGCGCGCCAGGCTCGTCGAATACAACGTGCGCTTTGGCGATCCGGAATGCCAGGTCCTCATGATGCGTCTCGGCGCGCAGGCCTTTGACCTGATACATGCCTGCGCCGAGGGGCGGCTTGGCGAGGTCCAGGTGAACTGGGCCGACGATCACGCGATCACGGTGGTGATGGCGGCGGATGGATATCCCGGGGCATATGGGAAAGGCTCGCAAATCCGCGGGCTTGAGGAACTGCCGGAGGATTCGGGCCATATGGTGTTCCATGCCGGAACCGCCGAGCGGGAGGGTGGCATCATCGCCTCTGGTGGGCGGGTGCTGAATGTCACTGCGCGCGGCGCGAGCCTCGCTGAGGCGCGGGACCGGGCCTACACGATGGTGGACAGGATCGACTGGCCCGGCGGCTTCTGTCGTCGCGACATTGGCTGGCGGGCGCTCTGA